The following proteins come from a genomic window of Sorex araneus isolate mSorAra2 chromosome 1, mSorAra2.pri, whole genome shotgun sequence:
- the THAP1 gene encoding THAP domain-containing protein 1 — MVQSCSAYGCKNRYDKDKPVSFHKFPLTRPSLCKQWEAAVRRKNFKPTKYSSICSEHFTPDCFKRECNNKLLKENAVPTIFLCTEPHDKKEELLEHQEQLPPPPLTPPGSQVDAAIGLLMPPLQTPDNLSVFCDHNYTVEDTMHQRKRIHQLEQQVEKLRKKLKTAQQRCRRQERQLEKLKEVVHFQREKDDAPERGYVILPNDYFEIVEVPA, encoded by the exons ATGGTGCAGTCCTGTTCCGCCTATGGCTGCAAGAACCGATACGATAAGGATAAGCCCGTGTCTTTCCACAA GTTTCCTCTTACTCGACCTAGTCTTTGTAAACAATGGGAGGCAGCTGTCAGAAGAAAAAACTTTAAGCCAACCAAGTACAGCAGTATCTGTTCAGAACACTTTACTCCAGACTGCTTTAAGAGAGAGTGCAACAACAAGTTACTAAAGGAGAATGCTGTGCCCACAATATTTCTCTGTACTGAACCACATGACAAG AAGGAAGAACTGCTGGAGCACCAAGAACAGCTTCCCCCACCACCTCTAACAcctcctgggtcccaggtggATGCTGCTATTGGATTGCTAATGCCTCCTCTTCAGACCCCTGATAATCTCTCTGTTTTCTGTGACCACAACTACACTGTAGAGGATACAATGCACCAGAGAAAAAGGATCCATCAATTGGAACAGCAAGTTGAGAAACTCAGGAAGAAGCTCAAGACTGCGCAGCAGCGGTGCCGAAGGCAGGAGCGGCAGCTGGAGAAGCTGAAGGAGGTGGTGCACTTCCAGCGGGAGAAGGATGACGCGCCTGAGCGGGGCTATGTTATCCTGCCCAACGACTACTTCGAGATCGTGGAGGTGCCGGCTTGA